The Candidatus Hydrogenedentota bacterium genomic sequence ACACGTCTACGTAGAGAAGCCCATGGCGCACGACATCCGCGAAACCCGGGCGCTTGTCGCGGCAGCACGCCGCTACAAGGTCGTCACCCAGATGGGCAATCAGGGCCACTCGATGCGCGGCGTGTATCAGCTCAAAGAATGGCTCGACCAAGGCGTGATCGGCGCCGTGACAGAAGTCCGGTGTTGGACCAACCGCCCGAGTTGGCCACAGGGCATCGAGCGCCCGTCCGACACGCCGGCCGTGCCCGCAACCCTCGATTGGAACCTCTGGCTCGGTCCCGCGCCGGCCCGGCCTTATCATCCGGCGTATTGCCCGCGCAATTGGCGCGGCTGGTGGGACTTCGGCGAGGGCGCGCTGGGCGACATGGGCTGTCATGTCCTCGACCCGGCATTCTACGCGCTCGAACTCGGAGCGCCGGTCCGCATTTCCGCGGAGACCTCCGGCGTAAACGCGGAGACAGGGCCCAACTCGTCCGTGATCCGCTTTGAATTCCCCGCCCGGGGCGACAAGCCCCCCGTGACGCTAACCTGGCACGACGGCGGGAACCTGCCGCCGCGCCCGGAAGATGTGCCCCCCGAGGAGCGCATCGGCGACAACGAAGGCGGCAGCCTGTTTATCGGGGAAAAGGGCATGATCAGCGCCGGCACGTACGGCATGGGCCTCAGGCTATTGCCCAAGGCCCTTGCGGACCAGCACGAGCGGCCGAAGCTCGACCGCGAACGCAGCAAAGGGCACCAACTCGACTGGGTCGAAGCCTGCAAGACGGGCGAACCGACCGTGTCCCACTTCGACTATGCCGGTCCCCTCACGGAATTGGTGCTGCTCGGGGTTATCGCCATGCGCGCTTCGGGCCCTGTCACGTGGGACGCCGCCAACATGGTCTTCCCCGGTACGCCGGACGCGGACCGCTTTCTCACTCGCGACTACCGCGAAGGCTGGACCCTATAGCGGCGTTTCCGCGGGCAACAAGAGGCGAAACGTGGCGCCTTTGCCCGGGGCGCTGTCAACGCGGATGGTGCCTTTGTGGCCGTGGACCACGCCCAACGTGGCCGGAAGGCCCAGGCCGCGTCCGAGGAATTTCGTGCTGAAGAAGGGATCAAAAACCTTCCGCAGGGCGGAGGCGTCCAATCCCGGTCCCGTATCCACGACATCGATGAACAGGTAATCCCCTTCGGCGAGCGGGTCCTGAGTTCCGGGGTCGAGAAAATAGTCCCGGCCGCACGTGACCACGCCCGTCTTGATGGTAATGGCGCCCGGCGTCTCGCCGATGGCCTCGACAGCGTTGCGCGCGAGGTTCATGACCGCTTGACGCATCTGGACGACATCAATGCGCGCAGGGGGAAGCCGTTCGCTCAGTTCGTAACTGAGCGCGACATGGCCGGGGACAATGACCCGTATCATGGGCGCCGTGTGGCGCACCACATCCGAGACATCCACGAGCGCCGGCTGCAGCTGAACCCTGCCCGCGTAGGCCAGCATGTGCTTGGCCAACTCAGCGGCCCGTTCGACGGCTTCATTGACCGCATCAAGGTAGGTACGGACCTGCGCCTCCGGCCCAAGGCGGGCAATGGCCAATTCGGCATTCCCCTGGATGACCATCAGCAGGTTGTTGAATTCATGGGCGATGCCGCCGGCGAGCACGCCCAGACTCTCGATCTTCTGCGCCTGCATCGCCTGTGCATCCAGCCTGCGCCGCGCCTCTTCCGCGTTCTTGCGCTCCGATATGTCGCGAACCAGCAGCAATTTCCCTGCAAAGTGGTTCTGTCCGCTGTACACTGGCGTGACGCGCGTTTCCAGCCACGTCGACCCGCGGGAAAGGTCAGGCGCCGCCAACTCCATTTCCCGCAAGCCTTCGGACAAAACGGTCGTCTGCGGCCACGCGCCGAGCGCCTGTTCCGCCGTCATGGCAATGGCTCCGGCAGGCAGCCGCAGCAGGGTGCTTGCGGCGGGGTTCACGTCGACTACGCGGTTCTCTGCGTCGATAAATACGACGCCTTCCTGCATCGCCGTCAGGATCGCGTCATAGGCGATGGGCATCGCCTTGAGCAACCGCCACCGGAAAATGGCCCAAAGGATCAGCGCGCCGGATACCGTGAACAGCAGCGGCGCCAAGTCAAAGCCCCTATATACGCCCGAGAAGTACAATACGTTCCCGCCCAGCGGCGCGGCGAGGGCTACCAGCAACACCGTCATCTGTCCCCGGAACAACCGCGCCGACGCATATGCTCTGAACAACAACAGCGCCGCGGCCGCCACCATCAGCACGTAAGAGTAAATGACCAGACACCACACCGCGGGGCCGTGCTGGTAGACAACCAGCCCGTTTCCCTGGGCGTTCAGGGGATAGATCGCCGGCCACGCCAGGCCGTGCCATTCATTCGTCCAGACGAGGCACAGGGCGACTGCCGGAATCAGCCAGAGCGCGACAATGAGGCGGCGGCCGATATAGCCGCCGTATTGGCCGTAACTGAGCGCGAACAGCATCCACAACGCCGCCAGGTTGCTGGTAGCGAGGTATTGAATCTTTGACCACAAAACCTTCGCGGGTATCCCGGAACTTGCCAATTCGCAGGCCACCGCGACAGCATAGAAAGCCACGGCCACCATGACGAGCGAGAAATAGTTGTGGCCCGGCGTGGAACGCTGCCGCCAGGCGTACCAAGCCAGGCACAGGCCAATGCCGCTGCTCCAAATCAGCAGCATTTCAACGATGACAAGCCAGTGCACGCGGAGAATTCACCTTTTCCTTCGGACATGAAGACGCCCTGCGCGGCCTCCTCATTCCCCGGCTCCATTCCCGCCGCGCCGCTCCCTTGTCCGTTCCCGCACGGCTCAAACCGCTCCGGTGAGGTTATTCTATCATAACGCAGGACAGGGCCGTTTTCGGATTCCGGCGGGGCAGCTCGGGAATAACGCCGGCCTCAGTTGCCCGGCCCGCATTGCGGTCTGCCGCTTGGGTCTCTACAATCTCAGCCTATGCCAGGGACGGGAGGCGAAGAGCCCATGGAAATCCCGATCAAATTGCGCCGTATAGTGAAATGGGGCTGTATCTCCACCTTGACGCTGCTCGCCATCCCGGTGCTCGGGTTCCTGGGCCTTTGGGGCTACTACTACAGCATCGTGCGCAAGACGCCGGGCGCGCTTGCCGCGCCTGTGCAACCCGGGCCGCTCGGCTCGGCCGTGGACCCATTCATCGGCACGGGTGGCGTCCCTTACATGTGCGCGCATAATACGCCCGCCGCTACTACGCCCTTCGGCATGGTCCGTCTGGGTCCCGACACGGCTTCGATACTCATCAGCAGCACGGGCACCAATCGCTCGGGCTACTACTATGGCGACAACAAGATTATCGGGTTCAGCCATACGCGCCTGGTCGGCGCCGACGCGCTCGAAGGGGGCGTCTTTCGGGTTTTCCCGGCGGCGGGGCGGGGCGGGGCGACCGTAATCCCGCGCAAGGGGCGTTATGCGCGGTTCTCGCATCGAGATGAGTCGGCGGGACCGGGCTTCTACGCCGTGCGGCTGCCGCAAGACGGCGTACTCGTGGAACTGACGGCCACGCCGCGCGCAGGCGTGCACCGCTACACGTTTCCCGGCGAAGACGCTCCGCATCTCCTGCTCGACGTGACGAGTTCGCTGGGCGACCGCCGCTGCGAGAACGGCCGCGTGCGCGTCCTGCCCGAGGCGCGGGAAATCGAAGGCTCGGCACGGCTCTTCGGCTCGTTCTCGGGCCGCTACGGCGGCCTGGACGTCTACTTCGCCGCGCGGTTCGACCGGCCGTTCGCCGGCTGGAGCGTGTTGCGGGGCGAAATCGCTTCGGCGGGCGTGGCGGAAGCGCAAGGGGATGATTTGGGTCTGGATATCGCGTTTGCAGCGGAGACGCGGCCCTGGAGCGTGCAACTCAGACTCGCGATCTCGTATGTCAGCGTCGTCAATGCGCGTTTGAACCTGGACACGGAGGCCGCGGAGCGCGGCTTCGAGGACATTGCCGCGGCCGCGCGCGACGCCTGGGAAGAACGGCTCGGGCGCATCCGCGTCCACGGCGGCACGGAAAAGCAGAGGCGCATCTTCTACACGGCGCTGTACCGCGCATTTCAGATGCCGACGATCTTCACCGACGTCAACGGCGAATACCGGGGCTTTGACCGGGCCGTGCACCAGGCACAGGGCTTTCAATATTACACCGATTTCTCGCTCTGGGACACGTTCCGCACCGTCCAGCCGCTCTACAACCTGATTGCCCGCGCCGAACAGCGCGACATGATGCGCTCGCTGCTCGACATGGCCCAGCGCGGCGGCACATTCCCGCGCTGGCCGTCCGGCTGCGGTTACACCGGCTGCATGTTCGGCACGCCCGCCGACATGGCCGTGTCCGAGGCGTATCTGAAGGGGATCCGCGATTTCGATATCGAATCGGCCTATGCGGTCATGCGCCGCACCGCGCTCGAGGGACGGCCCGAGGGCTCGCGCGGCGACCAGCGCGACGGCCTACGCGATTACCTCGAACTGGGCTATTGTCCATCGGACCGCATGGACGAATCGGTGTCCGCGACGCTCGAATATGCCTGGGCCGACCACGCGTTGTCGCTGCTCGCGAAAGAACTGGGCCACACGGCCGACGCCGAGGTCTTCGCACGGCACGCGCAATCGTACCGTAATCTCTGGAATCCCGCGACGCTGTTCTTCATGCCCCGCGACAGCCAAGGCCGGTTCGCCGCCGAATTCAAGCCGCTCCTGCTCAGTTACCTCGACTTCGACCGGAAGTACACGCGGGCTTACGTCGAGGGCAGCGCGATGCAGTGGCGCTGGGGCGTCCCCTTCGACGCCGCGGGCCTGGTGTCCCTGTTTCCCATCCGGGACCGGTTCCTGAGCGAACTGGAGGTATATCTGGAGGGCTGCAAGCCAAGGCCCGGCCCGTGGAATCCCGGCGGCAATTACTGGCACGGCAACGAGCCATACATTCACGCCGCGTACCTGTTCAATGCGGCGGGCCGCCCCGACCTTACCCAGAAGTGGGTCCGCTGGATTCTCGAACACAAATACGGCGACGGCTACGCGGGTCTCGACGGCAACGACGACGGCGGCACGCTTTCCTCCTGGTATGTGTTCAGCGCGCTGGGCTTCTATCCAATCGCGGGCACGACGCGCTACGAACTGGGCGCGCCGCTCTTCCCGGGCGCGGAGATCAACCTCGGCGGTCCCGTGCTGAGCATAGTCACATCCCACTTCGCCCCGGGGAATCCGTATGCCTGCCAGGTAGACCTCAACGACACGCCGCTGCACCGCACCTGGTTCAACCACGACGAAATCGCCGATGGCGGCGTGTTGAGTTTTGACATGAGCGCGGCGCCGTGACAAAGGTTCGGAACGGCAGGGATTCTGGCGCCGCCCCGCCTACTCTGGGGCGCCTTCCAGTATCTCGACACCGGCACTGGTGCCGATGCGCGTCGCGCCCGCTTCGATCAGCGCCACCGCATCGCCATAGGTGCGGATGCCGCCCGCCGCCTTGATGCCCAACTGGTCGCCCACCACTTTCTTCATCAGCGCGACGTCTTCCGGGGTCGCCCCGCCGTGACCATAGCCCGTCGCGGTCTTCACAAACGCCGCGCCCGCGCGCATGCTCATCTCGCACACAGCGACTTTCTCGTCCCGCGACAGATAGCTCGTTTCCAGGATTACTTTCACCGGAAGGCCCCGCACCGCTTTCACCAACGCCGCGATCTCCCGCTCGACATACCCCGGATAGCCGCTCTTGAGCGCGCCAATGTTGATCACCATGTCCAGTTCGGTCGCGCCGTTGCGCGCGGCGTCGCGCGCTTCCTCGACCTTTATCTGGGCCGTGTTACTGCCCAGCGGAAACCCGACCGTCACGCAGATGCCCACGCCTGACCCCGCCAGCTTCTTTACGCAAAACGGCGCCCAGGCCGGATTCACCGCCACGGCGTGAAACCCCTGCTGCATGGCCTCGTCGCACAACTCTGCGATATCCACTTGCGACGCATAAGCGCGCAACTGGGTGTGCTCAATCATCCTGGCGAGCTGAACGCGACTGACCGGCAACGTCTATCCTTCGCTCCTCTGGTTACCCCCCGTTCCCTTTGATATCGTACCACGCCCGACGTGTCCCCGCCAATTCCGGACTCCGGTCTTCGTTGATTCGGTATCCTTGTTCCCGTATGATTCTCCCAACGGATGAGGCTGCGGTCATTGAACATTCTCGGTATATCCGCATACTATCACGACAGCGCGGCTGCTCTGCTCCAGGACGGCGATATCGCCGCAGCGGCGCAGCAGGAGCGCTTTTCCCGCGTAAAGCACGACCTGCAATTCCCCAAGGAGGCCGTCGAATACTGCCTGAAAGCCGCCGGAATCACGCAGAACGACTTGGATTACGTCGTCTTCTACGACAAGCCGCTGGTCAAGTTCGAGCGGCTGCTGATGACTTATCTGGGCACGGCGCCCAAAGGCCTGCTCTCTTTCTTCGACCAGATGCCCACCTGGCTCAAAGAGCGGTTTCTGATGCGGAACACCATTCGCCGCGAACTGGACTACAAGGGCCAGATTCTGTTCTCGACGCACCACCTGTCGCATGCGTCCGCCGCGTTCTTCCCCAGCCCCTACGAGGAGGCGGCCTTCATCACCGTGGACGGCGTCGGCGAATGGGAGACGACTACCGTCGGCGCCGGGCGCGGTAACAAGGTCCAAATCCTGAAAGAGATCAATTTCCCCCATTCCCTGGGCCTGCTGTACTCCGCGTTCACCTATTTCACCGGATTCAAGGTGAACAGCGGCGAGTACAAGCTCATGGGGCTGGCCCCCTACGGCGAGCCGGCCTACGAGGAGCTGATCAAGCGCGAACTCGTCAACATCAAGGAAGACGGTTCGTTCCGGCTGAACATGAAGTATTTCGACTACTGCGCCGGGCGCCGCATGACGAACAAACGCTTCGCCAAGCTGTTCGGCGGTCCCCCGCGTAAGCCCGAATCGAGGATCACCCAGCGCGAGATGGATATCGCGAAGTCGATCCAGGTCGTGACCGAAGAAATTCTCCTGAACATGGCCCGGTTCGCCCACCGGCTCACCGGCATGCGCCATCTGGGCATCGCAGGCGGCGTGGGGCTCAACTGCGTCGCGAATGGGCGCATCCTGCGCGAAGGCCCCTTCGACGATATCTGGGTCCAGCCCGCCGCGGGCGATGCAGGCAATGCGCTCGGCGCCGCTCTCTTCGCGTGGCATCAGTTGCTCGACCGGCCGCGCAGCCCGCATCCGCGGCGGCAGAAGGCCTCCTACCTCGGCCCCGAGTTCTCCGACGAAGAGATTCAGGCCTATCTCGACCGCGAGGGCATCCCCTATGCGCGTTTGGCGCGCGAGGAAATCCCCGGCCGCGTGGCGCAACTTATCGCGGACGGCAAGGTCGTCGGCTGGTTCCAGGGGCGCATGGAATTCGGGCCGCGCGCGCTTGGCAGCCGCAGCATTCTCGGCGACGCGCGCTCGCGCGAGATGCAGTCCGTTCTCAACCTCAAGATCAAGTTCCGCGAATCGTTCCGGCCTTTCGCGCCGACGGTATTGCGCGATTTCGCGGACCAGTACTTCGACCTGCGCGGCGCGGAAAGCCCCTACATGCTGCTGACAACCTCCGTGCGGCCCGAACGCCTCCGTCAATTGACCGAAGAAGAAAAACAGGCCAAGGGTTTCGACAAGCTCAAGGTCGTGCGGTCGGACGTTCCCGCGATCACGCACGTGGACAACTCCGCCCGCGTGCAGACCGTCGCGCGGGAGGATAACCCGCTTTACTACGACATGATCCGGGCGTTTTACGACAGGACCGGGTGCCCGGTCATTATCAATACCTCGTTCAACGTGCGCGGCGAGCCCATCGTCTGCACGCCCGAACACGCGTATACGTGCTTCATGCGCACGCGCATGGATTACCTCAGCTTGGGGTCGTTCCTGCTCGACAAGGCGCAACAGAAGCCGTGGAAAGAAGAAGAGGACTGGCGCCAGAAGTACGAGTTGGACTGATTGCGAATGCAAATCGATACCTCAAGTAAGAGCGAGCAGCGCAAATTCGGCATCGTCATGGCTGTGGCCATCACGGTCCTCGGCCTGATCCGCTGGGGATTGCACGCCTGGCGCGGCGAAGCCATTGGGCCGCCCTACTACTTCTTCGCCGTGGCCGCCGCGTTCCTGGTCCTCGGCCTCGCAGCCCCGATCGTGCTGCGGCCCGTGCTCTACCTCTGGTTCCAGTTTGCGCTCGGCGTCAATTGGGTCATGACCCGGCTGCTACTGTCGTTCGTTTTCCTCGTCATGATCACGCCCGGCCGCATTCTGATCCGCCTCTTCGGCGAAGACCCGCTCAAACGCGCGTGGCGCGCAAACCAGGATTCCTTCTGGGAAACGCCCGAGGAACCGCCCAAGGAATTTGACCGGTACAAAGATCAGTTCTGACGCGCCCGGCCCGGCTGTCGCCCTCGTCCCCCGCTGATGCGTTCCTTGTATCACGGCCAAGCGGCTGTATATGCTTGTTTTCTTCCACAGTTGCGGCGGCAAAGAGCCTGATTCTTTTACGTCATCGGGCAAGGAGAAGAGTCCGGTCTGCAAGAGCGTACAGGGAGAGCATGGACATGATGCGGAAGGTGGTGACCCTCTTTTCATTGGTGGTCTTGGCGCCGGCTGTCGTGGCGGCGCAGGAACCGGCCCCGCCGGTTTCCCAAGCCGCGGAAGATCCCGCCCAAGATACCATCTCCGAGAGTCTGCCGCTCCTGCCCCTCGGCGGTTTTGACCGTGCCGCGGCGGGCGCAACACAGCCTCTCGGCTGGACCGCGGAAGGCGAGGGCGATTGGTTGCAGGACGCGGAGGTCANNNNNNNNNNNNNNNNNNNNNNNNNNNNNNNNNNNNNNNNNNNNNNNNNNNNNNNNNNNNNNNNNNNNNNNNNNNNNNNNNNNNNNNNNNNNNNNNNNNNGATACCATCTCCGAGAGTCTGCCGCTCCTGCCCCTCGGCGGTTTTGACCGTGCCGCGGCGGGCGCAACACAGCCTCTCGGCTGGACCGCGGAAGGCGAGGGCGATTGGTTGCAGGACGCGGAGGTCAAGCTGACCGGCCCCGGCGCATTGAAGGTCATGCCCAGCACCGGAAAACTCTGCGTTTTTTCCGAGACGGTAGTCGTGACCCCGGACCTGGCGTCCGTGTCGGGCAGCGTCATGGCCAAGGGCGACGGCGCAACGGCGGCGGTATTGCGCTGGAACAACGCGGATGGAATCGTGCGCGAGGACGCATTGACCGCCGCGGCGCCGGGCGCGAACGGGTGGCGGCGTTTCAATCTCCCGGAAAGCGAGCCCCCGGATGGCGCGGATCGCCTGACGCTCGTTCTGACCACCGAGGCGCGGGAAGGCGCCGCGGCGTGGTGGGACGGCGCACAGTTGTACGGCAACTACGAGCGGACGCCGCAAGCCGGAGTCTACTGCAACCAAGTGGGTTATGAGCCACAGGGACCCAAACGCTTCACCGCATACTGCAATTTCGCGCCCGCAGCCGCATCGTTTGAAGTCCTCTCGGACATCGGCGAGCCCGTCTACAGCGGCACGTTGGAGCCGCCCCAGCGGATCACCGACATCAACGGGCGCACGTGGGAGCATTACTACCTGCGCGGCGACTTCTCGGAGTACCACGGCAGCGGCAGCCACAGCATCCGCGTGACCATGGACGGCCACGCCGCGCAATCCGAATCGTTTGAAATCGCGCGGGAATTGATGTGGGAGCAGGTGGTTCCGGTCGCGTTGAACCATTTCGCACTGCAGCGTTCGGGCGCCGAAATCCCGAATTTCCAGCCCGCGTTTCATCAGGATGACGCCGTGGACGCCGAAACGCAGGTGGCGTTGCCGCTGGCGGGCGGGTGGTGCGACGACGGCCGCTGCGCCAAACTCACGAACCCGTTCGTGCTCTGGAAACTGGCCCAGGCCTATGACGCGGCCGCGTGGCGCTTCAATACGCTTGACACCGACCAGGACGGCAAGAGCGACATGATAAACGAACTGCTTTGGGGCGCTGATTTCGTGCGGCGGCTCGTGAGCCAGGAGACCGCCGTGTATCAAGGCGTGCAGGCCACGCCCGGCTACGCGGGCGCGTCCGGAAAGGACACCGACAACACGCCGGGCACCGGCGACGAACGGAAGGCGATGCGCACGGACGACGACACCTTCCATCTGGCCGCGCTGGCCTGTCTCGCGCGGCATGTCGAGGGCAAGCAGCCCTTCGTCGATGCCGTCGCAAACGCCCTCGAGCGGGACCTCGCGGCGAACCGGCGCGGACCGGGACAGTTCGCCGCGGCTATGAACCTGTTTCTGGCTACGCGCGAGGAGCGCTTCGGCGCCATGGCGCAGGAGTTGTTCCCGGGCGTTGTTGTCGAATTCGTCGATAGCGTGAATGCCCACGACGACGAATTTGGCACGTTCAGCACGGTTGAAATTGGCTTGAAATTCACCGCGCAGGCGGATGCGCTGCTGCGCCTCGCCAACAACCCGTTCGGCGTGTACACCTACGGACCGGCGAACCGGCCCGTCTTCTTCAGCGGGCCCGACGGCAAGGACGGCGCCGCCGAAGGCAATACGCGCTACATCCTCGAGGCGGCGGAGCATGTCGCGCGCACGTACCGCTTCGCGCCGAAGCCCGAGTACCTCCAATTTATCTGGGACCAACTCAACTGGCTGCTCGGCAACAACCCCTACGGCCTCTCCCTGGTCGAAGGACTTGGCCACAAGCAGCCGCCCGCGTATCACGACCTGCACGTGTTCGCGGGCGTCCGGCGCGGCGCCGTGCCCGGCACGATTGCGCGCGGCATTGGACCCAAGGGCCCCGGCGATGACCGTCCGTACTTCGATATGCGCGACGTGGAACTGCCGGAAGCGCGCACCAACGCGGGCGACATCCGCAACAATGCGCTTGCCATCAGCACGCTCGCGCACCTGAACCGTTTCCGGTACCAGGTGCAGCCCCCCCATTGAAAAAGCAGGGGACTGGCACATGCGACCCCGTGCTTCGTGGGGGAGACGTGCTTGTCCCTGCACGAACGTTGCAGAATCCAACGGCTTTGTCACAGTAGACTGAAACCCGGCCTCTTGGGTTCGGAAACGCGAGGGGATCGGCTTATGCACAATCACAGCGTGTACGCAATATCCGTGGCAGCCATCCTCTGCGCGGCGTCCGGCGCGGCGGCCGTCACGCCGGCCGTGACATGGGTTTACGAGGCGCAGTCCAACCTCTACGCGCCGCCCCTGGTCGCGGACATGCATCCCGCCGCCGGCCTTGAGACCGTCATCGCCGACAGCGAGGCAAAAACGCTGCGCTGCATCGATGCGCAGGGCCGGCAGGTCTGGGAATGCCGCGCGGGCTGGAAGAAACGGCTGATAGCGTCCACCGCGCTCAGTTCGCCCATCGAAACCGGCCCGCGACTGCTCGTCATCGGCAATGCGGACGGTACAC encodes the following:
- a CDS encoding carbamoyltransferase codes for the protein MNILGISAYYHDSAAALLQDGDIAAAAQQERFSRVKHDLQFPKEAVEYCLKAAGITQNDLDYVVFYDKPLVKFERLLMTYLGTAPKGLLSFFDQMPTWLKERFLMRNTIRRELDYKGQILFSTHHLSHASAAFFPSPYEEAAFITVDGVGEWETTTVGAGRGNKVQILKEINFPHSLGLLYSAFTYFTGFKVNSGEYKLMGLAPYGEPAYEELIKRELVNIKEDGSFRLNMKYFDYCAGRRMTNKRFAKLFGGPPRKPESRITQREMDIAKSIQVVTEEILLNMARFAHRLTGMRHLGIAGGVGLNCVANGRILREGPFDDIWVQPAAGDAGNALGAALFAWHQLLDRPRSPHPRRQKASYLGPEFSDEEIQAYLDREGIPYARLAREEIPGRVAQLIADGKVVGWFQGRMEFGPRALGSRSILGDARSREMQSVLNLKIKFRESFRPFAPTVLRDFADQYFDLRGAESPYMLLTTSVRPERLRQLTEEEKQAKGFDKLKVVRSDVPAITHVDNSARVQTVAREDNPLYYDMIRAFYDRTGCPVIINTSFNVRGEPIVCTPEHAYTCFMRTRMDYLSLGSFLLDKAQQKPWKEEEDWRQKYELD
- the deoC gene encoding deoxyribose-phosphate aldolase, producing the protein MPVSRVQLARMIEHTQLRAYASQVDIAELCDEAMQQGFHAVAVNPAWAPFCVKKLAGSGVGICVTVGFPLGSNTAQIKVEEARDAARNGATELDMVINIGALKSGYPGYVEREIAALVKAVRGLPVKVILETSYLSRDEKVAVCEMSMRAGAAFVKTATGYGHGGATPEDVALMKKVVGDQLGIKAAGGIRTYGDAVALIEAGATRIGTSAGVEILEGAPE
- a CDS encoding GH92 family glycosyl hydrolase; translated protein: MEIPIKLRRIVKWGCISTLTLLAIPVLGFLGLWGYYYSIVRKTPGALAAPVQPGPLGSAVDPFIGTGGVPYMCAHNTPAATTPFGMVRLGPDTASILISSTGTNRSGYYYGDNKIIGFSHTRLVGADALEGGVFRVFPAAGRGGATVIPRKGRYARFSHRDESAGPGFYAVRLPQDGVLVELTATPRAGVHRYTFPGEDAPHLLLDVTSSLGDRRCENGRVRVLPEAREIEGSARLFGSFSGRYGGLDVYFAARFDRPFAGWSVLRGEIASAGVAEAQGDDLGLDIAFAAETRPWSVQLRLAISYVSVVNARLNLDTEAAERGFEDIAAAARDAWEERLGRIRVHGGTEKQRRIFYTALYRAFQMPTIFTDVNGEYRGFDRAVHQAQGFQYYTDFSLWDTFRTVQPLYNLIARAEQRDMMRSLLDMAQRGGTFPRWPSGCGYTGCMFGTPADMAVSEAYLKGIRDFDIESAYAVMRRTALEGRPEGSRGDQRDGLRDYLELGYCPSDRMDESVSATLEYAWADHALSLLAKELGHTADAEVFARHAQSYRNLWNPATLFFMPRDSQGRFAAEFKPLLLSYLDFDRKYTRAYVEGSAMQWRWGVPFDAAGLVSLFPIRDRFLSELEVYLEGCKPRPGPWNPGGNYWHGNEPYIHAAYLFNAAGRPDLTQKWVRWILEHKYGDGYAGLDGNDDGGTLSSWYVFSALGFYPIAGTTRYELGAPLFPGAEINLGGPVLSIVTSHFAPGNPYACQVDLNDTPLHRTWFNHDEIADGGVLSFDMSAAP
- a CDS encoding Gfo/Idh/MocA family oxidoreductase, which produces MKIPGSVTRRAFLRRAAGTAGLFTIVPRHVLGAGQTPPSETLNVAGIGAGGQAMYDLGQVSQGANLVAIADVDDVRAANAYQRWPDARKYKDFRVLLEKEGNDIDAVVVATPDHVHAVVAMAAMQLGKHVYVEKPMAHDIRETRALVAAARRYKVVTQMGNQGHSMRGVYQLKEWLDQGVIGAVTEVRCWTNRPSWPQGIERPSDTPAVPATLDWNLWLGPAPARPYHPAYCPRNWRGWWDFGEGALGDMGCHVLDPAFYALELGAPVRISAETSGVNAETGPNSSVIRFEFPARGDKPPVTLTWHDGGNLPPRPEDVPPEERIGDNEGGSLFIGEKGMISAGTYGMGLRLLPKALADQHERPKLDRERSKGHQLDWVEACKTGEPTVSHFDYAGPLTELVLLGVIAMRASGPVTWDAANMVFPGTPDADRFLTRDYREGWTL
- a CDS encoding glycoside hydrolase family 9 protein gives rise to the protein DTISESLPLLPLGGFDRAAAGATQPLGWTAEGEGDWLQDAEVKLTGPGALKVMPSTGKLCVFSETVVVTPDLASVSGSVMAKGDGATAAVLRWNNADGIVREDALTAAAPGANGWRRFNLPESEPPDGADRLTLVLTTEAREGAAAWWDGAQLYGNYERTPQAGVYCNQVGYEPQGPKRFTAYCNFAPAAASFEVLSDIGEPVYSGTLEPPQRITDINGRTWEHYYLRGDFSEYHGSGSHSIRVTMDGHAAQSESFEIARELMWEQVVPVALNHFALQRSGAEIPNFQPAFHQDDAVDAETQVALPLAGGWCDDGRCAKLTNPFVLWKLAQAYDAAAWRFNTLDTDQDGKSDMINELLWGADFVRRLVSQETAVYQGVQATPGYAGASGKDTDNTPGTGDERKAMRTDDDTFHLAALACLARHVEGKQPFVDAVANALERDLAANRRGPGQFAAAMNLFLATREERFGAMAQELFPGVVVEFVDSVNAHDDEFGTFSTVEIGLKFTAQADALLRLANNPFGVYTYGPANRPVFFSGPDGKDGAAEGNTRYILEAAEHVARTYRFAPKPEYLQFIWDQLNWLLGNNPYGLSLVEGLGHKQPPAYHDLHVFAGVRRGAVPGTIARGIGPKGPGDDRPYFDMRDVELPEARTNAGDIRNNALAISTLAHLNRFRYQVQPPH
- a CDS encoding PAS domain-containing protein, with product MHWLVIVEMLLIWSSGIGLCLAWYAWRQRSTPGHNYFSLVMVAVAFYAVAVACELASSGIPAKVLWSKIQYLATSNLAALWMLFALSYGQYGGYIGRRLIVALWLIPAVALCLVWTNEWHGLAWPAIYPLNAQGNGLVVYQHGPAVWCLVIYSYVLMVAAAALLLFRAYASARLFRGQMTVLLVALAAPLGGNVLYFSGVYRGFDLAPLLFTVSGALILWAIFRWRLLKAMPIAYDAILTAMQEGVVFIDAENRVVDVNPAASTLLRLPAGAIAMTAEQALGAWPQTTVLSEGLREMELAAPDLSRGSTWLETRVTPVYSGQNHFAGKLLLVRDISERKNAEEARRRLDAQAMQAQKIESLGVLAGGIAHEFNNLLMVIQGNAELAIARLGPEAQVRTYLDAVNEAVERAAELAKHMLAYAGRVQLQPALVDVSDVVRHTAPMIRVIVPGHVALSYELSERLPPARIDVVQMRQAVMNLARNAVEAIGETPGAITIKTGVVTCGRDYFLDPGTQDPLAEGDYLFIDVVDTGPGLDASALRKVFDPFFSTKFLGRGLGLPATLGVVHGHKGTIRVDSAPGKGATFRLLLPAETPL